The DNA region TCCAACGCGGCGCCAATGGCCCAGACCCCTGTCGCGGGGGCGGTGCAAGCGGGCGCCCCAGGCTATCCCGCCCGGTTGACCGGGCACCTCGACGGCAGCCTGTCGCGCTGGCTCTGGCTGGTCAAGTGGGTGCTGATCATCCCGCATGTGATCGTGCTGGCCTTCTTGTTCGTCGCGTTCGCGGTGACGACGCTCGTGGCCTGGTTCGCGATCTTGATCACCGCCCGCTATCCGCGCAGCCTGTTCTCGTTCAACGTCGGCGTGCTCGGCTGGGCTTGGCGAGTTGGGTTCTACTCACACTCCGCCTTGGGGACCGATCAGTATCCACCGTTCACCCTTGACCGCACTGACTACCCGGCCGACTTCGACGTCGAGTATCCCGAGCGGCACTCCCGCGGCCTGGTCTTGATCAAGTCCTGGCTGCTGGCGATCCCGCAGCTGCTGGTCGTCGCCCTCATCACCGGCAACAGCTGGTACTGGGTGACCGCTGGCGAATTCGGTGCTACCGATGTGCGCCGCATCGGCGGGATCTCCCTACTCGGCATCCTCATCCTGGTCGCCGGGGTGGTTCTGCTGTTCACCCGACGCTATCCGGCGACGATCTTCGACCTGCTGATGGGCGCCAACCGGTGGATCTACCGGGTGATCACCTATGTGGCGCTAATGCGAGACGAGTATCCGCCGTTCCGGCTCGACCAGGGACCCGACGAGCCCCAGCCGGCCCGCATTGCCGCGGTCGCGACCCCAGACGCCGGCACCGCGGACGGGTGAGTTCGGCAGCAGAGCGCCGACGGTCTCCGCCAAGGTCTCCAACTCGAGATCGTCGTGTCTACGCCTTCACCCACACGGACACGTGCGCGGCGCTGTCGGCGGTCAGGTCCGCGCGATCCCAGCCCGCCCAACGGTGTTTGAGCCTCATGCCCGCCAGCCGTGCCATCAGGTCCAGCTCCGCCGGCCAGGCGTACCGGAAGGGGATCAAGCGGAACCGGCCGGTGCCGTCGGCGGAGACCGTCATATGGTTCGAGCTGAACTCCTGGGTCACCACGTCGTCCTGGTCGAAGCCGACCTACCCGGCGCCCTCGCCAGCAGGCGACACGGCGAACGGAACGATGTCCTGCCCTGGTGGCAGCCGACGCAGATCGGGCAGCCCGACCTCGATCAAGAACAGCCCACCCGGCCGCAGGTGGGCGGCCGCGTTGACGAACACGTCGACCTGCCCGTCCTGGGTGGTCACGTTGCTGATCGTGTTGAACACCAGGTAGACCAGCGAGAACTCACCCGGCACCCGGGTCGAGGTCATGTCGCCGATCGTGACGTCGACCGAAGCGCCGCCGGTCTTGCCTTCGATCCGCGCCGCCATCGCCTTGCTCAGCTCGATCCCGCACACCGGCACCCCACGCGCGGCCAGCGGGGCGGCGATCCGCCCGGTCCCGACCGCGAACTCCAGCACCCGCCCGCCGCCGGCCAGATCCTCGAGCACGTCGACGGCGGCGGCTGCCGGCTCCGGCGCGTTGGCGCCGCCAGGCGCGTCGTAGGTCGCGGCGACGCTCTCCCCGAACCAGCCGTCGGCGGGATCGTCGGGCACGCAGGGCTCCACCGGGCTCATCGTCTCATTGTTCATGGATGGCAGCAGCCAGGCGGAGACCAGATGGCCGCGTGCCAGGTGCGGTGGTCACCGAGACCATGCCCACCGAAGCCCTGGTCAAGACCGCGGGAACGCAAGATTCCCAAACCGGAGGGTCGTGGGTGAACGAGCGCAGGAGCGTGCCGATCGTCGGCGGCGCCCGGATCCCGCCGAACAGCCTCGGCATGCCGCCGTGCCGCAGCACGCTCGGGTCGTCGATGCTGTCCGCGCCGGCCACCATCCCGCGACCACCCCGGCCGACCTCACCGCCGCGTTCGCAAAGTCCACGCTCAGATGCTCACCGAGCAGGTCATACAGACCCGCGGTCTCGCGCAGCAGCAAGGCCGGCGTCAAGCCGGCACAGCCGTCCGACGGCCGCTCGGTCCGGTTCGAACTGGACGCTTCGTCATGCATGAAGTCTGAAGCAATATCGCCGCAGCAGGCACGTCCTGCGGGATGATGGAGTCGTGGGATCGCTCATCTTGGGCGCCGATGTCGGCGGTACGTCCACCCGCGTCGCTATTGCGAGCCTCAGCGGGGAGGTGCTCGGCCTGGCAGCCGGCCCTGCTGGCAACCCGAACAGCGTGGGTCTGCAGACCTCGGCTGGCCGAATCCGCACGGTCGTGGAGCAGTGCCTGAGCCAGACCGAGGTCGACCGGACCACGATCGGCGCAGCGGTGGTCGGACTGGCTGGCGGCGCCCGCGGCGACCAGGCCTTCGTCGCCTCGCTGCTGCCGGAGGGCATGAGCATCGGCGTCCGCCTGGTGTCCGACCTGAGCGTGGCCTTCTCCTCGGCCACCGCAGAGCGAGAGGGGTACGTGCTGGTCGCCGGCACTGGCGCGGTCGCCGGCCGGATCCTCGACGGTGACCTGCGGGAGCGCCGGGATGGCTGGGGCTGGCTGCTCGGTGACGAGGGCTCTGGCTTCTGGCTCGGCCGGGAGGCCGTCCGGGCCACCGTCCGGCAGCTGCAGGCCGACGTCACCGGGCTCGGTCCACTTACGCACGCGGTGGTCGAGGCAGCGGGGACCGGCCTCGACCCGGTCGCGCTCGTCCAGCTCTGCTACACCCAGCCGCCGATCTGGTTGGCGGGCTTCGCGGAGCTGGTGAGCCGCCATGCCGACGACCCGGTCGCTACTGCGATCGCCGGGCGCGCTGCCGAGCACCTGGTCGAGACGCTGCTGGACCTCGACCTCGACCCGACCCTCCCGGTCGTGCTCGCGGGATCGGTGGCGACCCGGCCGGGCCCGGTCCGGTCGGCGCTCACCGACCGGCTCGCCGAGTCGCTGAGCCGACCGCCACTGACCGCCGAGACCGGCGTGGTCGGGGCGCTGTGGCTGGCTGCCCGGCAGCTGGGCTGCGTCGAACCAGAAATCCATACCCGACTTGCCAGGACGACGCGCCTGACCAGCGCGTCGCTGGTATGACAATGTCGGTAACCTAGGCAACGACGCGGGCGGGATCGACCCTCGCCCAGCAGACCGCGACGGAAGAAGGCGATTGTGGCCCCCGTGCCCGACCCATCCAGCCACTCCAAGGCAGCCACCGACGCCATAGCTGAGGAGTTCGGCGCGAATGACTGGCTGCTGGAGGAGATGTACGAGCAGTATGTCTCGGACCCCACCTCGGTGGACCCGAGCTGGGCGAAGTACTTCGAGACTCATCGGCTTGGCGCTGGACCAAACGGCGCCGGCGGAGCCGGTGCTGGCCAGACCACCCGGTCCGCGGCGACTCCTGCCGCTACCCGAAGTGCGCCGACGGTGAGGTCCACCCCAGCCGCGGCACCGAGCCAGCAAGCCCCGGCCACGGCGTCGAGCTCACCCACCCCAGCGTCTAGACCCGCCTCGAGCTCGACAGCGACCAGGCAACCGGCTCCGGCCCGTCGGCCAGCGACCGTCGAGCAGCCCACCACCAACAAGAACGCCCGCCCAAGCGCACCAGGTAAGCGCGGCGGCGTACCGGCCGACCCGCCGAACCCGTCGAACCGGCCGACGGTGGACCTGGAGGAGCCGGTCAAGACCGTGCTCCGCGGCACCCCGGCGCGGACCGCGAAGAACATGGAAGTCTCGCTGTCGGTGCCGACGGCCACCAGCGTCCGTTCGCTGCCGGTCAAGCTGTTGATCGATCAGCGGGTCGTGATCAACAACCACCTCCGGCGAGCCCGCGGCGGCAAGGTGAGCTTCACGCACTTGATCGGCTTCGCGATGGTGCAGGCGCTGAAGACCCATCCGGAGATGAACAACGGCTACGAGGTCGTCGACGGCAAGCCGAACATGATCGTGCCGCGACACATCAACCTCGGGCTGGCCATCGATCTGCCGAAGTCCGATGGCACCCGGCAACTGCTCGTGCCCAGCATCAAGAGTTGCGAAAGTCTCGACTTCGCCCAGTTCTGGGCCGCGTACGAGGATGTCGTCCGCAAGGCGCGCGCCGGCAAACTGGCGG from Microlunatus phosphovorus NM-1 includes:
- a CDS encoding class I SAM-dependent DNA methyltransferase, whose protein sequence is MSPVEPCVPDDPADGWFGESVAATYDAPGGANAPEPAAAAVDVLEDLAGGGRVLEFAVGTGRIAAPLAARGVPVCGIELSKAMAARIEGKTGGASVDVTIGDMTSTRVPGEFSLVYLVFNTISNVTTQDGQVDVFVNAAAHLRPGGLFLIEVGLPDLRRLPPGQDIVPFAVSPAGEGAG
- a CDS encoding DUF4389 domain-containing protein, with protein sequence MAVVMNADGSSPVAADVQAGARSELSLPITAGVGAGALVALAGGLTMLVIGAAGLGRRSNAAPMAQTPVAGAVQAGAPGYPARLTGHLDGSLSRWLWLVKWVLIIPHVIVLAFLFVAFAVTTLVAWFAILITARYPRSLFSFNVGVLGWAWRVGFYSHSALGTDQYPPFTLDRTDYPADFDVEYPERHSRGLVLIKSWLLAIPQLLVVALITGNSWYWVTAGEFGATDVRRIGGISLLGILILVAGVVLLFTRRYPATIFDLLMGANRWIYRVITYVALMRDEYPPFRLDQGPDEPQPARIAAVATPDAGTADG
- a CDS encoding N-acetylglucosamine kinase; translation: MGSLILGADVGGTSTRVAIASLSGEVLGLAAGPAGNPNSVGLQTSAGRIRTVVEQCLSQTEVDRTTIGAAVVGLAGGARGDQAFVASLLPEGMSIGVRLVSDLSVAFSSATAEREGYVLVAGTGAVAGRILDGDLRERRDGWGWLLGDEGSGFWLGREAVRATVRQLQADVTGLGPLTHAVVEAAGTGLDPVALVQLCYTQPPIWLAGFAELVSRHADDPVATAIAGRAAEHLVETLLDLDLDPTLPVVLAGSVATRPGPVRSALTDRLAESLSRPPLTAETGVVGALWLAARQLGCVEPEIHTRLARTTRLTSASLV